DNA sequence from the Nitrospirota bacterium genome:
TAACGGTTACGGATTAGACTTCTCATCAGGATTTTCGAGTCTTTTTCGGAGGTCGATCAATTCCTGCTCAAGAGCCAAAAAGCGGTCGCTGATGGGGTCTGGCAGATCAACTTGGTCCATCGTCGCATCCGGCAGGCGTTCGCCCAGGGACTTAATCACACGGCCAGGCACCCCGATGACCGTCGAATTGGGGGGCACATTCTTCAATACGACAGAATTGGCCCCGATCTTCACATTGTCGCCGATCGTAATCCCGCCAAGAATCTTGGCCCCAGCCCCAACCACCACGTGATTGCCAAGCGTCGGGTGCCTCTTGCCACGCTCTTTACCTGTCCCCCCCAAAGTCACCCCTTGAAAGAGAGTCACGTAGTCCCCAATCTCAGCCGTTTCGCCGATCACCACCCCCATACCATGGTCGATGAAAAACCCCGTCCCGATTTTGGCGGCAGGATGAATCTCCACACCGGTTACCCAGCGGGCTAGTTGTGAAATCGCACGCGGTAGGAAGGGAACACCCATCGACTTGAGGCAATGGGAAATTCGATACGCCAACAACGCATGGAAGCCTGCGTACGTGAGAACGACCTCCAGCTTGCTTGTTGCCGCCGGATCTCGATCAAAGACCGCCTTGAGGTCTTGTGTAATGTGCGCCAGCATCAGCAGTATATCCTACGACCTCAGGTCGGCTCGATCAAACAGACCGC
Encoded proteins:
- the cysE gene encoding serine O-acetyltransferase, which encodes MLAHITQDLKAVFDRDPAATSKLEVVLTYAGFHALLAYRISHCLKSMGVPFLPRAISQLARWVTGVEIHPAAKIGTGFFIDHGMGVVIGETAEIGDYVTLFQGVTLGGTGKERGKRHPTLGNHVVVGAGAKILGGITIGDNVKIGANSVVLKNVPPNSTVIGVPGRVIKSLGERLPDATMDQVDLPDPISDRFLALEQELIDLRKRLENPDEKSNP